From a region of the Bdellovibrio sp. BCCA genome:
- a CDS encoding UvrD-helicase domain-containing protein: MSFFDEVVPEIKVSAVPGKIVFSPEQEAIFSAISKTSRSLIVIAKAGSGKTFTILESAKRVPAGQKIAFMAFNKDIADELKRRIPRDVATAVTINSLGNSSIRKAMPKAEFDELKLFKLYSKVERLLGLSKDFSKNNKRTILNLVKIGKTNGITPNLKLIKKKFLEDTPQNWKKFFFEYSLKCENGDLDKIVEVASVITKESLKIAQNMTYDYTDQIVMPVLYGWECPKFDIIYLDETQDISDIKLELVLSARHEKSRIIAVGDPNQSIYGFAGARRSILDKIKTQFNCLEFTLTRTFRCAKSIVLEANRVVPDIKALDTAPDGLVKVIPDADPEKHVLVNDMVVCRTNAPLMTLAIRLFTMGTPFSFRGNEEFIQKAQEILKGARGMSGSQVAEACKETIKALKESLNEGVNVSGDLDVANFIKSIGEANPTLSETQLIRKITEVFSSSKAGGSAVQLYTIHKAKGLEADRVFFLNAHEIPHERAKSEWELEQEENMRYVAITRAKRELYYIKIDSE, encoded by the coding sequence ATGTCTTTCTTCGATGAGGTTGTACCGGAAATTAAAGTGTCAGCAGTTCCAGGGAAGATAGTCTTTTCACCTGAACAAGAGGCAATCTTTTCAGCAATTTCGAAGACATCAAGATCATTGATTGTTATTGCCAAAGCTGGATCGGGAAAAACATTTACTATTCTTGAATCTGCAAAACGAGTCCCCGCTGGACAAAAAATTGCTTTTATGGCGTTCAATAAAGATATCGCTGATGAATTAAAGAGACGCATTCCTCGTGATGTTGCTACCGCTGTAACTATTAATTCGCTTGGAAACTCTTCAATAAGAAAAGCAATGCCTAAAGCGGAATTCGATGAATTGAAGCTATTTAAGCTATATTCAAAAGTTGAGCGGCTTTTGGGACTTTCAAAAGATTTCTCAAAGAACAACAAGAGAACAATTCTCAATCTTGTAAAGATTGGTAAAACCAATGGAATCACGCCTAATCTAAAGCTCATTAAAAAGAAGTTCCTTGAAGATACGCCACAAAACTGGAAGAAATTCTTCTTTGAGTACAGTTTGAAATGTGAAAATGGTGATCTTGATAAGATTGTCGAAGTAGCGTCAGTTATCACAAAAGAATCACTGAAGATTGCGCAAAACATGACTTATGATTATACTGATCAAATTGTTATGCCAGTTCTTTATGGTTGGGAGTGTCCTAAGTTCGACATTATCTACCTAGATGAGACTCAAGATATTTCCGACATTAAGCTTGAACTTGTTCTATCAGCTCGTCACGAAAAGAGTCGCATTATTGCTGTTGGGGACCCGAATCAGTCAATATATGGTTTCGCAGGGGCTCGCAGGAGTATACTTGATAAAATCAAGACTCAGTTCAACTGCCTTGAGTTCACTTTAACCAGGACTTTCAGGTGTGCAAAGAGCATCGTACTTGAAGCAAATCGCGTCGTTCCTGATATTAAGGCACTTGATACAGCTCCGGATGGACTTGTAAAGGTGATTCCCGATGCTGATCCCGAGAAGCATGTGTTGGTCAATGACATGGTAGTTTGCAGAACGAATGCGCCATTAATGACTCTTGCAATTCGACTATTTACCATGGGAACTCCATTTAGTTTCCGTGGGAACGAAGAATTTATCCAAAAAGCTCAAGAAATACTCAAGGGCGCTCGCGGTATGTCAGGAAGCCAGGTGGCTGAGGCCTGCAAGGAGACTATCAAAGCACTTAAAGAATCACTCAATGAAGGTGTGAATGTCTCCGGCGATTTAGATGTTGCCAACTTCATTAAATCAATCGGTGAGGCAAATCCAACTCTTTCTGAGACTCAGTTGATCAGAAAAATTACCGAAGTGTTTTCATCAAGCAAAGCTGGCGGGAGTGCGGTTCAGCTTTACACTATCCATAAAGCAAAAGGTTTGGAAGCTGATCGTGTTTTTTTCTTAAATGCCCACGAAATCCCTCATGAGAGAGCAAAGTCAGAGTGGGAACTTGAACAAGAAGAGAATATGAGATACGTAGCAATCACAAGGGCCAAAAGAGAACTTTATTACATTAAGATCGATTCTGAATAG
- a CDS encoding endonuclease has product MRKCVVFISFIIFGNTTHALDFQEAKKMLSKIHRDHDQQKTVYCGCEYSGNKIDLKSCGYKTQKNAKRASRLEWEHIVPISAIGQSFSEWRNGNKALCGSKKGRTCAKNNDRFAQIEGDMHNLWPEIGELNGLRSNFPIAALSGSNYDFGSCKAKIKDKKFEPQLNKGLVARVYLYMDDAYPGHGIISTKNRKLVEAWDKTYPPSDWECERETIVSKIQGKSNKFVFSRCK; this is encoded by the coding sequence ATGAGGAAATGTGTCGTTTTCATTTCTTTCATTATATTTGGAAATACCACTCACGCCCTGGACTTCCAAGAAGCCAAGAAAATGCTCTCTAAAATCCATCGTGATCACGACCAGCAAAAAACCGTTTATTGTGGTTGTGAATACAGTGGAAACAAGATTGATTTGAAGTCTTGTGGATATAAGACCCAAAAGAACGCGAAAAGGGCCTCGCGACTTGAGTGGGAACACATTGTCCCGATCAGTGCTATTGGTCAGTCCTTTTCGGAATGGCGCAATGGGAATAAGGCATTATGTGGTTCAAAGAAAGGCCGGACATGCGCAAAGAACAACGATAGGTTTGCTCAAATTGAAGGAGATATGCACAATCTTTGGCCTGAAATCGGTGAATTGAATGGTCTCCGCAGTAACTTTCCTATCGCCGCACTCTCAGGTAGTAATTATGATTTCGGATCCTGCAAGGCGAAGATTAAGGATAAAAAGTTTGAGCCTCAATTAAATAAGGGATTAGTGGCGAGAGTATACCTGTACATGGATGATGCATATCCTGGACACGGAATTATCTCCACCAAAAATCGAAAGCTTGTGGAGGCCTGGGATAAAACCTACCCACCTTCAGATTGGGAATGCGAAAGAGAAACAATCGTCAGCAAAATCCAAGGCAAGAGCAACAAATTCGTCTTTTCCCGCTGTAAATAA
- a CDS encoding AAA family ATPase, translating to MGKLTIRDLVSIHLNDYVEPKFNLMITTDGKLTHLETRALLPFFAEDLNTDKAVVIRDKNSYRHDLTKFMLHPPVRPNNSLPDEVRHAIKTHVEIAAKFIVDEAVIPVYCDGYQMIFITSNEAYIEETEYRPIDLYREVFDQIFNTFVNRCNETEKETFRYLESTPKNPYTDMIKNKIQRGPSEDTAKAKVLPKNQPDTNTIKFSQVMQETDFDLLALDLKSKVIGHDQNIDEVIKVLKYRRLNLNSKNPPSFIFAGVSGTGKTQLGLELATSLGFNCVRLDMSEYREPHNVARIIGAPNGYIGHGEAGVLDECSNTFNVIIIDEMEKAHEDVMDIFLQALDYSTITNGKGKQIDFSKSIFIFTTNLGAKEATGNRIEIMKGSSSIDSDIKKSVNLALKTEFVNRFSKVLTFCSLTEDDMRRILDVVIKKYQVAIRENHHVNFTVDSKIKEYILHSTITTNMGVRPMERAVQNEVMEKISDAIWNLTKVEIIQTNLGMITVSPANEAHKKVMAA from the coding sequence ATGGGTAAATTGACGATCAGAGATCTTGTTTCGATTCACTTAAATGACTATGTTGAGCCTAAGTTCAATCTAATGATCACAACAGACGGGAAATTAACGCATCTGGAGACTCGTGCTCTACTCCCATTCTTTGCAGAGGACCTGAATACTGACAAAGCTGTCGTTATTCGAGATAAGAACAGCTACCGCCATGATTTAACAAAGTTTATGTTACACCCTCCGGTGAGGCCGAATAATTCACTCCCCGACGAGGTCCGACATGCTATAAAGACACATGTGGAAATCGCTGCCAAGTTCATCGTCGACGAAGCTGTGATTCCGGTATATTGCGACGGCTATCAAATGATCTTCATTACTAGCAACGAAGCATACATTGAAGAAACAGAGTATCGCCCAATTGATCTCTATCGCGAAGTGTTTGATCAAATCTTCAATACATTTGTGAACAGGTGTAACGAGACGGAAAAAGAAACATTCCGTTACCTAGAATCAACTCCAAAAAATCCTTACACGGACATGATCAAAAACAAGATCCAGCGCGGCCCCTCTGAAGATACTGCTAAGGCGAAAGTCCTACCAAAAAATCAGCCAGACACCAACACGATCAAGTTCTCGCAAGTCATGCAAGAAACTGACTTTGACCTACTTGCACTGGATTTGAAATCAAAAGTGATCGGGCACGATCAGAACATCGACGAAGTCATAAAGGTCCTAAAATATCGAAGGCTGAATCTTAATAGCAAAAATCCTCCGTCATTTATTTTCGCAGGAGTTTCCGGAACTGGAAAGACGCAGCTCGGCCTAGAGCTAGCCACATCGCTTGGATTTAACTGTGTTCGTTTGGATATGAGCGAATATAGAGAACCGCATAACGTCGCTCGGATCATTGGTGCTCCGAATGGATACATCGGCCATGGCGAAGCTGGCGTACTTGACGAGTGTTCGAATACCTTTAACGTCATCATTATTGATGAAATGGAAAAGGCGCACGAGGACGTTATGGACATCTTCCTGCAAGCGCTGGACTACTCAACAATCACAAATGGTAAAGGTAAACAGATTGACTTCTCTAAGTCTATTTTCATCTTTACCACAAATCTTGGCGCTAAAGAAGCCACTGGAAATCGAATTGAGATCATGAAAGGTTCCTCCTCAATTGATTCGGATATTAAGAAGAGTGTTAATCTTGCCCTCAAGACCGAATTTGTAAATCGCTTTTCTAAAGTCCTAACTTTCTGCTCTCTCACTGAGGATGACATGCGTCGCATTCTCGATGTCGTAATTAAGAAATATCAGGTTGCTATTCGTGAAAATCACCACGTAAATTTCACAGTCGACTCGAAAATCAAGGAATACATTCTTCATAGCACCATTACCACAAATATGGGTGTTCGCCCTATGGAAAGAGCCGTTCAGAACGAAGTGATGGAAAAGATCTCTGACGCAATTTGGAATCTTACCAAAGTTGAAATTATTCAAACTAATCTCGGAATGATTACAGTGAGTCCGGCGAACGAGGCTCACAAGAAGGTGATGGCAGCATGA
- a CDS encoding SMC family ATPase: MDNINEFTIKSARAERFLRFVKIEVGQNDLIHPGQVGAIFARDITLNTDNGIGKTTWMRIQYYTIYGKDIYGVKADDLSNDDINGGHFTEVIFSSKGNDYLVQRFCDWVPYTGGPVMENSEKKNRQSGVRFYLVKGHDLLPLRGGTDKETQKMIDDIVGFSADTAKTIFMTAQGEKSPLLEATAAKTQEVLMELFPLEFVDQSHDKVKKLADEQSKVVTEIKQAKERLDENLSAKESDVAKYEELSHKFAQNIAVQIDELRQKFREQKEKKEKLDAQILNSGINEETRAEYKTLNEDLVALGNNPRLMELPDLYRTKQDEYREANKQLNTIKDESRTLETDVKVMESELVLANKSKVASDLDEVRKMIKENPEKIRAAELRRNEIDKLISENNLSLAEINTIKKQIEGHSDSLKVLIAKRPDVDRLETEDVDSLRKQLAEIEAKNQLAKSELSDLEKSLKETQASLSVLGIAETEDLAVAESSIELKQKRDSVLENLNSKKHDLGLKKAMLTLQQGEVDKLAKKPEGDVESCPYCDRPYGEHEHTNQQQAKEKAEKAVSDLQVLKVEIESLNSEMDNLKLSYEEIDKKYLFTERVEKALVLKGQVTKISAKIVSLKVDPKIEEDLKKRIAISVDVTTFNDLSHKIDLANKALKSLKYDENLSSKLMIERQELSSVRSMESLESEEKDLSAKLDVLVQKEKTLSELKDKQLSVLKLLNTKTEELQKITDDGKLLSAELKELETQKAEKTAKIQVRLADLKPKIEAVETLEEESRSAHREMLSLDAQGKAKKAEKDPYAELITQSNDKIEEIKARIKDTEDRLLKAELEMEMYNFWLEGFGRKGIKAFVYDDTIKVLNSRIHTKMSKFGFDGVMSVEFVPEVTLANGSVKNEIRKVFKLNGREKPWHSFSGGQKARFIFATNLAIREVAEERCGVRFNNPFFDEPFDGLCSTSQQIAMRLLMDVAKDHTGVKIITHDTGLQALCTRVLYLLKKGNFSYKVSKETFENPMTFSPTPPDRIEEKVRKKKAATQVESNHNEEDVAG, encoded by the coding sequence TTGGACAATATTAACGAATTCACAATTAAATCAGCACGCGCCGAACGCTTTCTTCGCTTTGTTAAGATCGAGGTCGGACAGAATGACTTGATTCATCCTGGACAGGTTGGCGCCATCTTCGCTCGCGATATCACTCTCAATACTGACAACGGTATCGGTAAAACAACTTGGATGAGGATTCAGTATTACACCATTTATGGCAAAGACATTTACGGCGTAAAAGCTGACGATTTGTCTAATGACGACATCAATGGCGGTCATTTCACAGAAGTGATTTTTTCCTCAAAAGGTAATGACTATCTTGTGCAGAGATTCTGTGACTGGGTTCCATATACTGGTGGACCAGTTATGGAGAATTCAGAGAAGAAGAATCGTCAATCTGGTGTACGCTTCTACCTCGTTAAGGGACATGATCTTCTTCCGCTGCGCGGAGGAACGGATAAAGAAACTCAGAAAATGATCGATGATATCGTAGGCTTTTCAGCTGATACGGCTAAAACGATCTTCATGACAGCGCAGGGAGAGAAATCTCCACTTCTTGAAGCTACGGCAGCTAAGACTCAAGAAGTATTGATGGAGCTATTTCCACTTGAATTCGTTGATCAATCTCACGATAAAGTGAAAAAGCTTGCTGACGAACAATCTAAAGTTGTTACTGAAATCAAGCAGGCAAAAGAACGTCTTGACGAGAATCTGTCTGCAAAAGAGTCGGATGTTGCTAAGTATGAGGAATTGAGTCATAAATTCGCTCAAAATATCGCTGTCCAGATTGATGAATTACGTCAAAAATTTCGCGAGCAAAAAGAAAAGAAGGAAAAACTCGACGCTCAGATATTAAATTCAGGAATTAATGAAGAAACAAGAGCTGAGTATAAGACTCTTAATGAAGATCTTGTAGCTCTTGGTAATAATCCTCGCCTTATGGAGCTTCCTGATCTTTATCGCACAAAGCAAGACGAATATAGAGAAGCTAATAAGCAACTTAATACAATCAAAGATGAGTCAAGAACTTTGGAGACTGATGTTAAGGTTATGGAGTCTGAATTGGTCCTTGCAAACAAGTCAAAAGTCGCTTCTGACCTTGATGAAGTTCGTAAGATGATCAAAGAGAATCCTGAAAAGATTCGCGCGGCAGAATTGCGCAGAAACGAAATTGATAAACTTATCAGTGAAAATAATCTTTCGTTGGCCGAGATCAATACAATCAAAAAACAAATTGAAGGCCATAGCGATTCCCTAAAAGTACTTATTGCAAAACGCCCAGACGTAGATCGTCTTGAAACAGAAGATGTGGATTCGCTTAGAAAACAACTCGCTGAAATTGAAGCGAAAAACCAGCTTGCTAAGTCTGAACTTTCAGATCTTGAGAAGAGTTTGAAAGAAACGCAAGCTAGTCTTAGTGTGCTTGGTATTGCGGAAACTGAAGACCTCGCTGTTGCGGAGAGTTCGATTGAATTGAAGCAAAAACGCGATTCTGTGTTGGAGAATCTAAATAGTAAAAAGCATGATCTTGGCCTCAAAAAAGCAATGCTGACACTTCAGCAAGGTGAAGTCGATAAGCTAGCCAAGAAGCCTGAGGGCGATGTTGAATCCTGCCCTTATTGTGATCGTCCATATGGCGAACATGAACACACAAACCAGCAGCAGGCCAAAGAGAAGGCTGAAAAAGCAGTTTCGGACTTGCAAGTACTTAAAGTTGAAATTGAATCGCTGAACTCTGAGATGGATAACCTGAAATTAAGCTATGAGGAGATTGATAAAAAATATCTTTTTACAGAAAGAGTTGAAAAAGCTCTTGTCCTAAAAGGTCAAGTAACAAAGATCTCCGCGAAGATTGTAAGTTTAAAAGTGGATCCAAAAATCGAAGAGGATCTGAAAAAACGAATTGCCATTTCGGTCGATGTAACTACTTTCAATGATTTAAGTCATAAGATTGATTTGGCCAATAAGGCACTTAAGAGCCTCAAGTATGATGAAAATCTTTCTTCAAAGTTGATGATTGAAAGACAAGAACTTTCGTCGGTAAGATCAATGGAATCATTGGAGTCTGAAGAGAAAGATCTTTCTGCAAAATTGGATGTTTTAGTTCAAAAAGAAAAAACATTGTCAGAGCTGAAAGACAAGCAGTTGTCAGTCTTGAAATTGTTAAACACGAAAACGGAAGAGCTTCAGAAAATTACCGACGATGGAAAATTACTATCAGCCGAACTAAAGGAACTTGAAACGCAGAAGGCAGAAAAGACTGCGAAGATCCAAGTTCGCTTAGCTGATTTGAAGCCGAAAATTGAGGCGGTCGAGACTTTGGAAGAAGAATCTCGCAGCGCCCACCGAGAAATGTTGTCTCTAGATGCACAAGGTAAGGCAAAGAAAGCTGAGAAAGACCCTTATGCTGAGCTTATTACTCAATCAAATGATAAAATTGAGGAGATTAAGGCTCGCATTAAAGATACCGAAGATCGTCTTCTAAAAGCAGAGCTTGAAATGGAAATGTACAACTTTTGGCTTGAGGGATTTGGAAGAAAAGGAATCAAGGCATTCGTATACGACGACACTATCAAGGTTCTAAATAGCCGCATTCATACAAAAATGTCGAAGTTCGGCTTTGACGGCGTGATGTCTGTAGAATTTGTTCCTGAAGTTACGCTGGCTAATGGATCTGTTAAAAACGAGATTCGGAAGGTCTTTAAATTGAATGGTCGTGAAAAGCCATGGCATTCGTTTTCTGGAGGGCAGAAGGCTCGTTTTATCTTTGCGACTAATTTAGCGATCCGTGAAGTGGCAGAAGAAAGATGTGGGGTTCGTTTCAACAACCCATTCTTCGATGAACCATTTGATGGATTATGCTCTACAAGCCAGCAGATCGCAATGCGCTTGTTGATGGATGTTGCTAAGGACCATACTGGCGTTAAGATCATCACTCACGACACGGGCCTTCAGGCTTTGTGTACAAGAGTTTTGTATCTACTGAAGAAAGGAAACTTCTCATATAAAGTTTCAAAAGAGACTTTTGAGAACCCTATGACCTTCAGTCCAACTCCTCCGGATCGAATTGAGGAAAAGGTTCGCAAGAAGAAGGCTGCTACTCAAGTCGAGTCAAATCACAATGAAGAAGACGTGGCAGGTTAG
- a CDS encoding DnaB-like helicase C-terminal domain-containing protein, producing MSQHEDQSLTPHIDQFKANIKERVNNEVPKLDINYQKGVLKLCWMDEKVLARVYFSFKRLKISTAMKNSTTNDIEFFMSTELSHIWAAMYHFCSNDIFRIDEGALKQWINDQYSATEAENAKKVFDQIKRLEIPEPQVYKDHLQKYLEMMTVLNVFVISSELFGKKDYRAVHRMWNIGVEEFNSIALGQKSYKTIASVFDYFEDESVQTFPLGIPEIDEELSGGVARGTFNLVLAGSNVGKTAFSVERARVWASMGFKVAYYALDSAPNEISRRAAANAARVPLKGITRKTLTAEQMARVKKAAETITEDNLRIIEDFSYPDPVEEIVLDMNRLCKEWKPDIIIVDYLDKLGSTKFFSKKNELLGHVANVLKSCAAKNNICMVSPSQATREAQKIHNGTSKTTKAPEDFVMNLTDVGNSQEIPNVVAAIISINATEEELKKGLRRIALVKTREGESRVVVGVKTCLAESVFITGEFYNPMAVAMDLDVRPNPQQGNQERKNAPTSEAQAKEKLIELDSKIVSLRSDIKKSEEIIKSIDDRHSEQYRAERMLLDNLKQEIGPILRDARELARVLYPQVTEALIEEMTKSNKDLKKGAKTKPEIDNYNATMLETRLMAYAVRFGRAAEAQPFNPPNVVVETSKDVQQQASAEVHSKDETATDPKSTKEEGDSAPGKGDSVNPDIDF from the coding sequence ATGAGCCAGCACGAAGATCAATCGCTAACCCCTCATATAGATCAATTTAAAGCGAACATTAAAGAACGCGTAAATAACGAGGTCCCAAAGCTTGATATCAACTATCAAAAAGGTGTCCTTAAGCTTTGTTGGATGGACGAAAAAGTCCTGGCAAGAGTATATTTCTCATTTAAAAGACTGAAGATTAGTACAGCAATGAAGAATTCGACGACGAATGACATCGAGTTCTTTATGAGCACTGAGCTAAGTCATATTTGGGCAGCAATGTATCACTTCTGCTCAAACGACATCTTTAGAATTGACGAGGGTGCCTTAAAACAATGGATCAATGATCAATACTCTGCAACTGAAGCAGAGAATGCAAAAAAGGTCTTTGATCAGATCAAGCGTCTGGAGATTCCTGAACCTCAAGTTTATAAAGACCATCTTCAAAAATATCTTGAGATGATGACGGTTCTTAATGTCTTCGTTATCTCTTCTGAACTATTTGGTAAGAAAGACTATCGCGCAGTTCATCGAATGTGGAACATTGGAGTTGAAGAATTCAACTCCATCGCACTGGGACAAAAAAGTTATAAAACCATTGCTTCAGTATTTGACTATTTCGAAGATGAAAGTGTTCAAACTTTTCCTCTTGGAATTCCAGAAATCGATGAGGAACTGTCTGGTGGCGTTGCCAGAGGCACGTTCAACCTAGTTCTCGCCGGATCAAATGTCGGCAAAACAGCATTTTCCGTAGAAAGAGCCCGTGTTTGGGCCTCAATGGGTTTTAAAGTGGCCTATTATGCCCTGGATTCAGCGCCAAATGAAATCTCCAGGCGTGCAGCAGCCAATGCTGCTAGAGTGCCATTAAAGGGTATTACACGTAAAACGCTTACTGCGGAGCAGATGGCTCGGGTTAAAAAAGCTGCGGAGACCATTACGGAAGACAACCTTCGAATTATCGAAGACTTCTCTTATCCAGACCCAGTCGAAGAAATCGTTCTTGATATGAACAGGCTTTGTAAGGAATGGAAGCCTGACATTATTATCGTAGACTATCTCGACAAACTCGGTTCTACAAAATTCTTTTCAAAAAAGAATGAGTTGCTTGGTCATGTCGCGAACGTACTAAAGTCGTGCGCTGCAAAAAACAATATTTGCATGGTGAGTCCATCGCAGGCTACTCGTGAAGCTCAAAAGATTCATAATGGAACTTCTAAGACAACAAAAGCTCCCGAGGATTTCGTAATGAACTTGACCGACGTTGGTAACTCGCAAGAGATTCCGAATGTAGTTGCTGCGATCATTAGTATTAATGCTACTGAGGAGGAACTTAAGAAGGGCCTGAGAAGGATTGCACTTGTTAAAACTCGCGAGGGTGAGTCAAGAGTTGTAGTTGGTGTTAAAACATGCCTCGCGGAATCCGTGTTCATTACAGGTGAGTTTTACAATCCAATGGCTGTCGCAATGGACCTAGATGTCCGCCCCAACCCACAACAGGGTAATCAAGAGCGTAAAAATGCGCCTACCAGTGAGGCACAAGCAAAAGAAAAGCTGATCGAACTTGATTCAAAGATTGTGTCTCTCAGAAGCGATATCAAGAAGTCCGAGGAGATCATCAAGTCCATTGATGACAGGCACTCTGAACAATATCGCGCAGAGAGAATGCTTCTTGATAACTTAAAACAAGAAATCGGCCCAATACTACGGGACGCTCGCGAGTTGGCGAGAGTTCTGTATCCACAAGTAACAGAGGCTCTGATTGAGGAAATGACAAAGTCGAATAAGGACTTGAAGAAAGGTGCTAAGACGAAGCCTGAAATCGACAACTACAATGCAACCATGCTTGAAACTCGATTGATGGCCTATGCCGTTCGATTTGGTCGGGCTGCGGAGGCGCAGCCTTTTAACCCACCAAATGTTGTCGTTGAGACATCTAAAGACGTTCAACAACAGGCCAGCGCTGAGGTTCATTCTAAAGATGAGACCGCCACAGATCCAAAATCTACTAAGGAGGAGGGCGATAGTGCCCCAGGAAAAGGTGATTCAGTCAATCCAGACATAGATTTCTAG
- a CDS encoding AAA family ATPase, whose protein sequence is MSQKCCTCPGEVNQNEKSGPVALFKTTKGEDVVVCYNCLKSLLSKTVDKPAKVTLLHDTPNEIYAHLNRRAVSQDRVKRGIAQAIARHHKVMNDTSIKKTNIFIHGPSGTGKTLISRVAAETLEIPFVEYSATELTPNGYEGDSFTSIFKALVMAAGGDVAKAQKGVVYLDEVDKFTKKYSAERSGLGVTVQAQLLKIIEGTTLNLSQKGTDGQNIMFDTTHVTFILSGACEGLLDGKDEARPVIGIASEEPTPHNKNRQVTTDDLIEYGFLRELIGRMSIVCGTEDLTKDDLIKVLLDVEGSPLDNQRKILAQDDIEIEFSDCFIEAVVTDAMERKTGARGLEVEIERRMEEVHFNPLLYRGKKIVIKADSSITVSEQQKSEKSKEEKRTLTCV, encoded by the coding sequence AGTGAATCAAAACGAGAAAAGCGGCCCTGTCGCACTTTTCAAAACTACCAAAGGTGAAGATGTTGTTGTCTGCTACAACTGCCTGAAAAGCCTGTTGTCGAAAACGGTGGATAAACCAGCAAAGGTGACTCTACTGCACGACACTCCTAATGAAATCTACGCCCACCTAAATCGACGAGCGGTCTCCCAAGATCGCGTAAAGCGAGGCATTGCTCAAGCAATCGCGCGACATCACAAAGTGATGAACGACACCTCCATTAAGAAAACAAATATTTTCATTCACGGACCATCAGGAACTGGTAAAACCCTGATTTCACGGGTTGCAGCGGAAACACTTGAGATTCCATTTGTTGAATATTCTGCAACGGAACTCACTCCTAACGGATACGAAGGTGATTCATTCACATCTATCTTCAAGGCGCTTGTTATGGCAGCAGGGGGAGATGTTGCAAAAGCTCAAAAAGGCGTCGTCTACCTGGATGAAGTGGATAAATTTACAAAAAAGTATTCTGCCGAGCGATCTGGACTTGGCGTTACCGTTCAAGCGCAACTTTTAAAGATCATTGAAGGTACAACACTAAATTTGTCACAAAAAGGAACAGATGGACAAAACATCATGTTCGACACCACTCACGTCACATTCATCTTATCGGGCGCCTGTGAAGGCCTTTTGGATGGAAAAGATGAGGCACGTCCGGTAATCGGCATTGCGAGTGAAGAACCAACTCCACACAACAAAAATCGTCAAGTCACTACTGATGATCTAATTGAGTACGGCTTTCTAAGGGAACTTATTGGAAGAATGAGTATTGTTTGCGGAACTGAGGACCTCACAAAAGATGATCTTATCAAAGTTCTTTTGGACGTTGAAGGAAGCCCCCTAGATAATCAACGAAAAATCCTCGCTCAAGATGATATCGAAATTGAATTCAGCGATTGCTTTATCGAAGCAGTGGTTACTGACGCCATGGAAAGAAAAACTGGCGCACGAGGCCTTGAAGTTGAAATCGAAAGAAGAATGGAAGAGGTCCATTTCAATCCACTTCTGTACCGAGGAAAGAAGATTGTCATCAAAGCAGATTCCTCAATTACCGTGTCTGAACAACAAAAATCTGAAAAATCAAAAGAAGAAAAGAGGACATTGACATGCGTTTAA